Proteins encoded together in one Sinorhizobium sp. B11 window:
- a CDS encoding LLM class flavin-dependent oxidoreductase codes for MARRKDQIKLGAFLLFTGHHVAAWRHPQASIGTEFENYLELARLAEAAKFDAIFFADGVAARLKDVEAASRKAHSGIYPFEPITLLSALSSVTRNIGLIATASTSFSDPFNLARQFASLDRLSGGRAGWNLVTSSDPDAAYNFGHDAQILHGDRYERAEEFADVVLGLWDSFEDDTFIRDRQSGRYFDPQKLHRLDHIGKHFKVRGPLNIPRSPQGRPVVVQAGASEPGKELAARSAEAIFAAQITLEEAVAFYADVKGRLAKFGRVHDDLKILPGIFPVVGRTELEAQEKFEALQTLIQPEVGLNLISQLSGVDLSSYPLDGPVPYNPPATNAGKSRQALVLDLARRENLSIRQLYLRIAGARGHWQVVGTPVQIADVLEERFENYGADGFNIMAPLMPGGLADFIEQVVPELRRRGLFRTEYEGATLRDNLGLKRPANRFAEAASAAAAE; via the coding sequence ATGGCGAGACGCAAGGACCAGATCAAGCTCGGCGCATTCCTGCTCTTCACCGGCCACCATGTCGCTGCGTGGCGCCATCCGCAGGCGTCGATCGGCACGGAATTCGAAAATTATCTTGAACTCGCTCGTCTTGCCGAGGCCGCGAAGTTCGATGCGATCTTTTTCGCCGATGGCGTGGCGGCACGGTTGAAAGACGTCGAAGCGGCAAGTCGCAAGGCTCATAGCGGCATTTATCCGTTCGAGCCGATCACGCTTCTTTCGGCTCTTTCCTCTGTCACCCGCAATATCGGCCTGATCGCCACTGCCTCGACGAGCTTTTCCGATCCGTTCAATCTCGCACGGCAGTTTGCCTCCCTTGACCGGCTGAGCGGCGGGCGGGCCGGCTGGAACCTCGTCACGTCCTCCGATCCGGACGCCGCCTATAATTTCGGGCACGATGCGCAGATCCTGCATGGCGACCGTTACGAGCGCGCCGAGGAATTCGCCGATGTGGTACTCGGCCTCTGGGACAGTTTTGAAGACGACACTTTCATCCGCGACAGGCAGTCGGGGCGCTATTTCGATCCTCAAAAGCTGCACCGGCTCGACCACATCGGCAAGCATTTCAAGGTGCGCGGCCCCCTCAACATCCCGCGCTCGCCGCAAGGTCGACCGGTTGTGGTGCAGGCGGGCGCCTCAGAGCCCGGCAAGGAGCTTGCCGCACGCTCGGCCGAGGCAATCTTTGCTGCGCAGATCACGCTTGAGGAAGCGGTTGCCTTTTATGCCGACGTCAAAGGCCGGCTCGCCAAATTCGGCCGCGTGCATGACGACCTGAAGATTCTGCCGGGCATTTTCCCCGTCGTCGGACGAACGGAATTGGAGGCGCAGGAAAAGTTCGAAGCGCTGCAGACGCTCATCCAGCCGGAAGTGGGCTTGAACCTCATCTCTCAACTCTCCGGCGTCGATCTTTCGTCCTATCCGCTCGATGGGCCGGTGCCCTATAATCCGCCGGCGACCAACGCCGGCAAGAGCCGCCAGGCTCTCGTCCTCGATCTTGCCCGGCGCGAAAATCTGTCGATCCGCCAGCTCTACCTGCGTATCGCCGGCGCCCGTGGCCACTGGCAGGTGGTCGGCACGCCGGTTCAGATCGCCGATGTGCTCGAGGAGCGCTTCGAAAACTATGGCGCCGACGGCTTCAACATCATGGCGCCGCTGATGCCGGGCGGGCTTGCCGACTTTATCGAGCAGGTCGTTCCGGAACTGCGCCGCCGCGGCCTATTCCGAACCGAATATGAGGGCGCAACGCTGCGCGACAATCTGGGTCTCAAGCGCCCGGCGAACCGCTTTGCGGAAGCCGCCAGTGCTGCGGCCGCCGAATAA
- a CDS encoding DUF3088 domain-containing protein: MSRDKLYLIEPGFSDPKKPGVSYVCPYCNAVEGLLASFPSLASKIEVERVPFARPRTSVIAAISEEHQSLPVLVLAEDAPADAEHWNGVHFVNKTDRILELLAERHGFPRLHN; the protein is encoded by the coding sequence ATGAGCCGCGATAAGCTATATCTCATCGAACCGGGTTTTTCCGACCCGAAGAAGCCGGGTGTCAGCTACGTCTGCCCATATTGCAATGCCGTCGAGGGACTGCTTGCGTCGTTCCCAAGTCTTGCGAGCAAGATCGAGGTGGAGAGGGTTCCCTTTGCCCGGCCGCGCACAAGTGTGATCGCCGCCATCAGCGAGGAGCACCAATCCCTGCCGGTGCTGGTTCTCGCAGAGGACGCACCGGCAGATGCTGAACACTGGAATGGCGTGCATTTCGTCAACAAGACCGATCGTATCCTCGAGCTGCTTGCCGAGCGCCATGGTTTCCCGCGTTTACATAACTGA
- a CDS encoding acyl-CoA dehydrogenase family protein, producing the protein MTAKPGTFEPSQPEPTSNSPALFQADRDNPYLAKAAELTEIFAHDAVERDQLGGRPSEQIRLLKESGLVNLLIPKEFGGEGQPYSTALKVLREFSKVDGSLGHLFGYHFSPLMNAATAGDKRSHEILRRSADGRWFWGNTTNSFSKSLFGRRTAGGAILNGFRPFASGSHVADYLMVAWEDEETNQRSFAYIPANRPGITIADDWDGIGQRQTGSGRVFYKDVRIDGDEILAERPRDPIALLAPQQQQSVLLNVFIGTAQGALAAARDYTVTKSRPWIYSGVERHVDDPWIKRQYGELWTKVQAATALADRAAQAIDAAYAKGAALTADERGQTAIAVASANVLAGKVALEVTSEIFEVMGARSAVRAYGFDRFWRNVRIHTLHNPAEYKTRNVGTWFLTGDYPEPGIFQ; encoded by the coding sequence ATGACCGCAAAGCCTGGAACGTTCGAACCGAGCCAGCCGGAGCCAACCTCAAATTCGCCCGCCCTCTTCCAGGCGGATCGCGACAATCCCTATCTCGCCAAGGCGGCCGAACTCACAGAGATCTTTGCGCACGATGCTGTCGAGCGCGACCAGCTCGGCGGCCGCCCCTCCGAACAGATAAGGCTTCTGAAGGAGAGCGGCCTCGTCAATTTGCTGATCCCGAAGGAATTCGGCGGTGAGGGGCAGCCCTATTCGACCGCGCTTAAGGTTCTGCGTGAATTTTCCAAGGTCGATGGTTCGCTTGGTCATCTCTTCGGCTATCACTTCAGCCCGCTCATGAACGCGGCGACGGCAGGCGACAAGCGCTCGCATGAGATCTTGCGCCGCTCAGCGGACGGCCGCTGGTTCTGGGGCAATACGACTAACAGCTTTTCGAAGAGCCTCTTTGGAAGAAGGACCGCCGGTGGTGCCATCCTGAACGGTTTTCGCCCTTTCGCCTCGGGCTCGCATGTCGCCGACTATCTCATGGTCGCCTGGGAAGACGAGGAAACCAACCAGCGCAGCTTTGCCTATATTCCGGCCAATCGCCCAGGGATCACCATCGCGGACGACTGGGACGGAATTGGCCAGCGCCAGACGGGCAGCGGCAGGGTTTTCTACAAGGATGTCCGGATCGACGGTGACGAAATCCTGGCGGAACGCCCGCGCGATCCAATCGCGCTTCTGGCGCCACAGCAGCAGCAGAGCGTGCTCCTCAACGTCTTTATCGGCACCGCCCAGGGCGCGCTTGCGGCGGCCCGCGACTATACGGTCACGAAATCACGGCCCTGGATCTATTCTGGCGTCGAACGACACGTCGACGATCCCTGGATCAAGCGGCAATATGGTGAGCTCTGGACGAAAGTGCAGGCGGCGACCGCGCTTGCCGACCGCGCAGCGCAGGCGATTGACGCCGCCTACGCTAAAGGTGCTGCGCTGACGGCGGATGAGCGCGGCCAGACGGCAATTGCCGTTGCTTCCGCCAACGTGCTGGCCGGCAAGGTGGCGCTCGAGGTCACAAGCGAGATATTCGAGGTCATGGGTGCGCGGTCGGCAGTGCGTGCCTATGGTTTCGACCGGTTCTGGCGCAATGTGCGCATCCATACGCTGCACAATCCGGCCGAATACAAGACACGCAATGTCGGGACATGGTTCCTGACTGGCGACTATCCCGAACCGGGAATATTCCAGTGA
- a CDS encoding LLM class flavin-dependent oxidoreductase: protein MSGRELHLNVNILHSGFSPAAWRMEGSDPRASFDVNHYVNVARIAERGTFDAVFLADQAAISDRVDFRPLTSLEPTIVLALVAANTGNIGLIATASTTYNEPYNIARRFATLDHASGGRAGWNIVTSADLSQSRNFGLEKPVAHSSRYERAGEFTAVVKALWDSWEEDAFIGDVATGRFVDPARVHAIAHRGKHFQVHGPHNIPRPPQGHPVLVQAGGSDDGRELAAEHAEAVFSASQSFEEALDYAGDLRRRAARFRRPADSILVLAGLATIIGSTEIEAKRRQEELRELIPLEYSLARLAGVLQLDASNLDLDAPLPDDIPLPADGGHTFFRATLALARRERLSVRGLIRALNGGTGHRTIVGTPQDVADDIERWFVAGAADGFNLMPDVLPHGLEVFVDEVVPILRKRGLFRQAYSGKTLREHLGLARPANPYAAAAE from the coding sequence GTGAGCGGACGCGAGCTTCATCTCAACGTCAATATCCTGCATTCGGGCTTCTCGCCTGCGGCCTGGCGGATGGAAGGCAGCGATCCGCGCGCCTCCTTCGATGTCAATCACTATGTCAATGTCGCCAGGATTGCCGAACGCGGCACGTTCGATGCCGTCTTCCTCGCCGATCAGGCAGCGATTTCGGACAGGGTGGATTTCAGGCCGCTGACGTCGCTCGAACCGACGATCGTACTTGCATTGGTCGCCGCCAACACAGGGAATATCGGCCTCATCGCCACCGCCTCGACGACCTACAACGAGCCCTACAATATCGCCCGCCGCTTTGCCACGCTTGACCATGCAAGCGGCGGCCGGGCTGGCTGGAACATCGTCACCAGTGCCGACCTGTCGCAGAGCCGCAATTTCGGCTTGGAAAAACCCGTCGCCCATTCCAGTCGCTACGAGCGCGCGGGCGAATTTACAGCCGTCGTCAAGGCGCTGTGGGACAGCTGGGAGGAAGATGCCTTCATCGGCGATGTCGCGACCGGCCGTTTCGTCGATCCGGCACGTGTCCATGCGATCGCCCATCGCGGCAAGCATTTCCAGGTGCATGGGCCGCACAATATTCCACGCCCGCCCCAAGGCCATCCGGTTCTGGTGCAGGCCGGTGGCTCGGACGATGGAAGAGAACTTGCGGCCGAACATGCCGAAGCCGTTTTCTCCGCCTCGCAATCCTTCGAGGAGGCGCTCGATTATGCCGGCGACCTGCGCCGGCGTGCTGCCCGCTTCCGCAGGCCAGCCGACAGCATTCTTGTGCTCGCCGGCCTTGCGACGATCATCGGCAGCACCGAGATCGAGGCCAAACGACGGCAGGAAGAGCTGCGCGAACTGATACCGCTCGAATATAGTCTCGCACGACTGGCTGGCGTGCTTCAGCTCGACGCCAGCAACCTCGACCTCGACGCCCCGCTGCCCGACGACATTCCGTTGCCAGCCGATGGCGGTCATACCTTCTTCCGCGCCACTTTGGCGCTCGCCAGACGGGAGCGGCTCAGCGTGCGCGGCCTTATCCGCGCCCTGAACGGCGGCACCGGCCATCGCACCATTGTCGGCACGCCACAGGACGTTGCCGACGACATCGAACGCTGGTTTGTCGCCGGTGCGGCAGATGGCTTCAACCTGATGCCGGACGTATTGCCGCACGGGCTCGAGGTCTTTGTCGATGAGGTCGTGCCGATCCTGCGCAAACGCGGACTGTTTCGGCAGGCCTATAGCGGGAAGACGCTTCGCGAGCATCTCGGTCTTGCCCGCCCGGCCAACCCCTATGCGGCCGCGGCAGAATAG
- a CDS encoding NADPH-dependent oxidoreductase, with protein sequence MTPSTAAERNVGNERLKALAGERYRNKQQLSGDWTETVETILSHRSVRHYLPNAVPAEAVELAVAAAQSAPSSSNLQAWSVVAVEDVERRGRLNAVAGNQRQISQAPLLLVWLADLARPRKIATERGATAEGLDYVESFLLGVIDAALAAQNAVVALESLGLGTCYIGAIRNDPETVARELALPDGVFPVFGLTVGYPDPAVPAGVKPRLPQTNVLHRERYQDSAPADDLAGYNHILRSFQTEQTMPLIDWTDQVRNRIGTVEALKGRHVLGEVARKLGFQLK encoded by the coding sequence ATGACACCATCAACAGCAGCGGAAAGAAACGTCGGCAATGAAAGGCTGAAGGCGCTTGCCGGCGAGCGCTACCGCAATAAACAGCAGCTTTCGGGAGATTGGACCGAAACCGTCGAGACGATCCTCTCGCATCGGAGCGTGCGCCATTATCTGCCAAACGCGGTACCGGCGGAGGCAGTCGAGCTCGCCGTTGCCGCCGCCCAGTCGGCACCGAGTTCCTCGAACCTCCAGGCCTGGAGTGTGGTTGCCGTTGAAGACGTCGAACGTCGCGGTCGTTTGAATGCGGTTGCCGGCAATCAGCGGCAGATCTCCCAGGCCCCGCTTCTGCTCGTCTGGCTCGCCGATCTTGCCCGACCGCGCAAGATTGCAACGGAGCGTGGCGCGACGGCCGAAGGGCTCGACTATGTGGAAAGCTTTCTTCTTGGCGTGATCGACGCGGCACTCGCCGCCCAGAACGCCGTCGTCGCCCTGGAATCTCTTGGCCTCGGCACCTGCTATATCGGAGCGATCCGCAATGACCCTGAAACGGTCGCCCGTGAACTTGCCCTGCCGGACGGGGTCTTTCCCGTTTTTGGCCTGACGGTCGGTTATCCCGATCCGGCGGTGCCCGCCGGCGTCAAGCCCCGCCTGCCGCAAACGAACGTCCTGCACCGCGAACGCTACCAGGACAGCGCACCGGCCGACGATCTCGCCGGTTACAATCATATTCTCAGAAGCTTCCAGACAGAACAGACAATGCCTCTGATCGACTGGACCGATCAGGTTCGCAATCGCATCGGCACGGTCGAGGCGCTCAAGGGCCGCCATGTGCTTGGCGAGGTGGCACGCAAACTGGGGTTCCAGCTGAAATAG
- the gcvA gene encoding transcriptional regulator GcvA, protein MNTLAPHRRKTINPTLARLPPLTSLRAFVATARHLNFIRAAEELHVTSAAVGQQIRLLENYLGQPLFNRVRGQLQLTPAGHALMPGLTDAFDAVLSAMTQFATSDHEQPIRVSVAPSFASKWLIPRLDALRRAAPGLQVLVEASTDLTDLDAGDADCVIRFGSGAYPGLAVDHLFSEAVVPVCSPQFADHHGLWERPEAIEDVPLLHEEGAEHDHACPDWHAWLRAEGLSFRPSRGGFRLNQSSLVLDAAVAGQGLGLGKIRLAEAEIRSGRLVCPFGSPQAVSFSYFFVTSAHKARLMRVDLFRNWLLAEARAAQTIEVTSSRGPRSDFDMIAAE, encoded by the coding sequence ATGAACACGCTCGCGCCCCACCGCAGGAAGACCATCAATCCGACGCTTGCCCGTCTGCCGCCGCTGACGTCGCTGCGCGCCTTCGTGGCGACGGCGCGTCATCTCAACTTCATCCGTGCCGCCGAAGAGCTGCATGTCACCTCGGCGGCCGTCGGCCAGCAGATCAGGCTCCTGGAAAACTACCTTGGCCAGCCGCTGTTCAACCGTGTGCGCGGCCAGCTGCAGTTGACACCGGCAGGCCATGCACTGATGCCAGGTCTGACGGATGCCTTCGATGCCGTCCTTTCGGCCATGACGCAATTTGCGACGAGCGATCACGAGCAGCCGATCCGGGTGTCCGTCGCGCCGTCCTTCGCCAGCAAATGGCTGATCCCGCGGCTCGATGCGCTCCGACGCGCGGCACCCGGCCTGCAGGTTCTGGTCGAAGCCTCGACAGATCTGACGGACCTTGACGCGGGTGACGCCGACTGCGTGATCCGCTTCGGCAGCGGCGCCTATCCCGGCCTCGCGGTCGACCATCTCTTCTCAGAGGCCGTCGTGCCAGTCTGCAGTCCGCAATTTGCCGACCACCACGGACTGTGGGAGCGGCCGGAGGCGATCGAAGACGTGCCGCTCCTTCATGAGGAGGGCGCCGAACATGACCATGCCTGCCCGGACTGGCATGCCTGGCTGCGGGCCGAGGGGCTTTCTTTTCGCCCGTCGCGCGGCGGCTTCCGGCTGAACCAGTCATCACTGGTACTCGACGCTGCTGTCGCCGGCCAGGGGCTTGGTCTCGGCAAGATCCGGCTCGCGGAAGCCGAGATCCGCAGTGGCCGGCTCGTCTGCCCCTTCGGTAGCCCGCAAGCGGTTAGCTTTTCCTATTTCTTCGTCACATCGGCCCACAAGGCGCGGCTGATGCGGGTCGATCTTTTCCGCAACTGGCTGCTTGCCGAGGCGCGCGCCGCGCAGACGATTGAGGTCACTTCGTCCCGCGGCCCTCGATCCGATTTCGATATGATCGCCGCCGAGTGA
- a CDS encoding ABC transporter substrate-binding protein, with protein MVINRRQLNLLFAFTALSAVVPIGRFAEAAEPVAGGTLNLLVQPEPPTLVTLAHTAGPTTRVSGKITEGLLAYGLDFKPIPQLATAWHVSDDGLEYRFELRQGVKWHDGKPFTAEDVAFSILALKEVHPRGRATFSSVKEVATPDAHTAIIRLSKPAPYLIGALQASESPIVPKHVYEGATDLAGHANGRAPIGTGPFIFREWAVGSHVILDRNPDYWDQGKPYLDRIVVKFIPDASARVAALETGEVDIAPDTPVSLSEIDRLKASPTLAVDDRGNDYSPTVYRIEFNLQNEYFKHDKVRQAVAHAIDRQTVADIAFYGYAVPAPSPISPFLKAFYNPDVPVYAHDPAKAEQLLDEAGFPRGPDGVRFEVPHDVMPYGDTYTRIGDYLRDSLSKIGVKVTLRGQDVPTWLKRVYTDRDFAFVTNGMGNTFDPTIGVQRLYWSKNFKKGVPFSNGSGYNNPEIDAIFEQAAVENDRAKRVELFNRMQVIIARDLPDITLVSFRQLTIFNKKVQDHTVVADGLSGSLSSAYLLKNA; from the coding sequence ATGGTTATCAACAGACGTCAGCTCAATCTGCTCTTCGCGTTCACGGCGCTCAGCGCCGTCGTGCCCATCGGCCGCTTTGCAGAGGCAGCGGAGCCGGTCGCCGGCGGTACGCTCAATCTGCTCGTCCAGCCGGAGCCGCCCACACTCGTCACCCTTGCGCATACGGCAGGCCCGACCACACGCGTCTCCGGCAAGATCACGGAAGGATTGCTGGCCTACGGGCTGGACTTCAAGCCGATTCCACAACTTGCGACCGCCTGGCACGTCAGCGACGACGGGCTGGAATATCGTTTCGAACTCAGGCAAGGCGTCAAATGGCATGACGGCAAACCCTTTACCGCCGAGGATGTTGCCTTCTCGATCCTGGCGCTGAAGGAAGTGCATCCGCGCGGCCGGGCCACCTTCTCCAGCGTCAAGGAAGTGGCGACACCGGATGCCCATACCGCCATCATCCGCCTGTCGAAGCCGGCGCCCTATCTGATCGGCGCCTTGCAGGCGAGCGAATCCCCGATCGTCCCCAAACATGTCTATGAGGGCGCCACCGATCTTGCCGGGCATGCAAACGGTCGCGCCCCGATCGGCACCGGTCCTTTCATCTTCCGTGAATGGGCGGTCGGCAGCCATGTGATCCTGGATCGCAATCCTGACTATTGGGACCAGGGCAAGCCCTATCTCGACCGCATCGTCGTCAAGTTCATTCCCGATGCCAGCGCCAGAGTTGCAGCACTTGAGACCGGCGAAGTCGATATTGCTCCCGATACACCGGTGTCGCTGAGCGAAATCGACCGGCTGAAAGCCTCGCCCACGCTTGCCGTCGATGATCGCGGCAACGATTATTCGCCGACTGTCTATCGCATCGAATTCAACTTGCAGAACGAGTATTTCAAGCACGACAAGGTCCGCCAGGCCGTAGCGCATGCGATCGATCGGCAGACCGTCGCCGATATCGCCTTCTACGGCTATGCGGTCCCGGCGCCGAGCCCGATCAGCCCCTTCCTCAAGGCTTTCTATAATCCTGATGTCCCGGTCTATGCCCATGATCCGGCAAAGGCCGAACAGCTTCTCGACGAAGCCGGCTTCCCACGCGGGCCAGACGGTGTGCGCTTCGAGGTGCCGCACGATGTCATGCCCTATGGCGACACCTATACTCGTATCGGTGACTATCTGCGCGACTCGCTGTCCAAAATCGGCGTCAAGGTGACGTTGCGCGGACAGGATGTGCCGACCTGGCTGAAGCGCGTCTACACCGACCGCGATTTCGCTTTCGTCACCAACGGCATGGGCAATACATTCGATCCGACCATCGGCGTTCAGCGTCTCTACTGGTCGAAGAACTTCAAGAAGGGCGTGCCTTTCTCGAACGGCTCGGGCTACAACAATCCGGAAATCGACGCGATCTTCGAACAGGCCGCGGTCGAGAACGACAGGGCCAAGCGCGTCGAACTCTTCAACCGCATGCAGGTGATCATCGCCCGCGACCTGCCCGATATCACGCTCGTCTCCTTCCGGCAGCTGACGATCTTCAACAAGAAGGTCCAGGACCATACGGTGGTTGCCGACGGTCTCTCGGGCAGCCTCTCCTCCGCTTATCTCCTCAAGAACGCCTGA
- a CDS encoding ABC transporter substrate-binding protein, which translates to MSINRRTFNQLLLLSTASTLVPSFGLRAAEDTPKPGGTLNFIVEPEPPTILALAHTAGGTQKVSPKITEGLLTYDFDLTPKPQLATEWSISDDGLSYTFKLRPNVKWHDGKPFTANDVAYSIELLKQVHPRGRGTFANVVKVETPDPLTAIIRLSKPAPYLLSALYAAESPIVPKHIYDNVAIADVPLNKNGSAPIGTGPFVFKEWTRGSHIILERNADYWDAGKPYLDQIVIRFVPDGAARAAGFETGEFDIGGDNPIPLSDLERIKALPNISVDSRGYETKGDQTQLIFNLDNEYLKDVKVRRAIAHAIDLDVILNTVWYGYGHISPTPISTFLSRYHDGLIKPYAYDLAAAEQLLDEAGYKRGADGTRFALRLTHNSYNEGFKRVIEYLKQNLTRIGIAATIDSYDFSTYIQKVYTERVFDVTAEYLGNQFDPTLGVQRIYWSKNFKLGLPFSNAAHYANPEVDRLLEAASVEIDEQKRRQEFNDFQRIIAEEVPVVNLIALENVTVFNKRVKNHTIGAEGVQANFAEVYIKDGEG; encoded by the coding sequence ATGAGCATTAATCGTCGCACCTTCAACCAGCTGCTGCTTTTATCCACCGCCAGCACGCTTGTGCCCTCGTTCGGCCTCAGGGCCGCTGAGGACACGCCGAAGCCGGGCGGAACGCTGAACTTCATCGTCGAGCCCGAACCGCCGACAATCCTGGCGCTCGCCCATACCGCCGGCGGCACCCAGAAGGTCAGCCCGAAGATCACCGAGGGGCTGCTGACCTATGACTTCGACCTGACCCCGAAACCGCAGCTTGCGACCGAATGGTCGATTTCCGACGATGGCTTGAGCTACACGTTCAAGCTACGCCCCAATGTGAAATGGCATGATGGCAAGCCCTTCACCGCCAATGACGTCGCCTATTCGATCGAACTCTTAAAGCAGGTCCATCCGCGCGGGCGCGGCACCTTCGCCAATGTCGTCAAGGTCGAGACACCCGATCCGTTGACGGCGATCATCCGCCTGTCAAAGCCCGCGCCTTATCTGCTCAGCGCGCTCTACGCGGCGGAATCGCCGATCGTGCCGAAGCATATCTACGACAATGTCGCGATCGCCGACGTGCCGCTCAACAAGAACGGCAGCGCACCGATCGGAACCGGCCCCTTCGTCTTCAAGGAATGGACGCGCGGCTCGCATATCATCCTGGAGCGCAATGCCGACTACTGGGATGCAGGCAAACCCTATCTCGACCAGATCGTCATCCGCTTCGTGCCCGATGGAGCAGCACGAGCAGCAGGATTCGAGACTGGCGAATTCGATATCGGCGGCGACAATCCGATCCCGCTCAGCGATCTCGAGCGCATTAAGGCGCTGCCGAATATCAGCGTCGATTCCCGCGGCTACGAAACCAAGGGCGATCAGACGCAGCTCATCTTCAATCTCGACAACGAATATCTGAAGGATGTGAAGGTTCGCCGCGCCATCGCCCACGCGATCGATCTCGACGTCATCCTGAACACTGTCTGGTACGGTTACGGCCATATCTCGCCGACACCGATCAGTACCTTCCTCTCCCGTTACCACGACGGCTTGATCAAGCCCTACGCCTACGATCTTGCGGCAGCCGAACAGCTCCTCGACGAGGCCGGCTACAAGCGTGGCGCCGACGGCACCCGCTTTGCCCTCAGGCTCACCCACAACTCCTACAATGAAGGCTTCAAGCGGGTCATCGAATATCTGAAACAGAATCTCACCCGCATCGGCATCGCCGCGACGATCGATTCCTACGATTTCTCGACCTATATCCAGAAGGTCTATACGGAACGGGTCTTCGACGTGACAGCCGAATATCTCGGCAATCAGTTCGATCCGACGCTCGGCGTCCAGCGCATCTACTGGTCGAAGAACTTCAAGCTCGGCCTGCCCTTTTCCAATGCGGCCCATTACGCCAATCCGGAGGTCGACCGGCTGCTGGAGGCGGCATCGGTGGAAATTGACGAGCAGAAGCGACGACAAGAATTCAACGATTTTCAGAGGATCATCGCCGAGGAGGTTCCGGTGGTGAATCTGATCGCGCTGGAAAATGTCACCGTCTTCAACAAGCGGGTGAAGAACCACACGATCGGCGCCGAAGGGGTCCAGGCCAATTTCGCCGAGGTCTATATCAAGGACGGCGAAGGCTGA
- a CDS encoding FAD-dependent oxidoreductase, with protein MLFDPKPGQSVIIIGGGFAGALTALKLLDRTTVGLSITIIEPRTELGRGVAYSTSDPAHLVNGPAEIFSLYPEDMGHLARWLAENGPANGWQPPADVAASSPPRHLYGTYVRDELKRAVAQARSGSSLQHVRSSAAHLSSSPHRVRVATTGGTVLEADEAVLALGVFQPDLRPAEAAVAGHPRFAENPWNLAALDRLSDSSDILIIGASLSMVDAIASMEARGFRGRYRVISRRGQFVEGRRNADPARDFLADGPLPSTARDLLARVKAERRQLAAAGGDWQGLPLAIRPHILPLWQNANDRERLRFARHLRAFWDVTAHRSAPESHRSVEAARSQGRLVDGTARLLALKPEGAGIAATLKTAAGLEETIFGGVIDCRGHQLHDWREIADPFVRQLLSSGEVRPHSTGFGIDATPEGDLIDEEGRVHRNLSAIGHPLRGVAWESSSITEQRTQAIALADRILAKFTPARAAS; from the coding sequence ATGCTTTTCGATCCAAAGCCAGGCCAATCCGTCATCATTATCGGCGGCGGCTTCGCCGGCGCGTTGACTGCGCTCAAACTGCTTGACCGGACGACGGTGGGGCTGTCGATCACCATCATCGAGCCACGTACCGAGCTCGGTCGCGGCGTTGCCTATAGCACCAGCGACCCGGCCCATCTCGTCAACGGACCGGCCGAGATCTTCTCGCTCTATCCCGAGGATATGGGTCATCTGGCCCGTTGGCTTGCCGAAAACGGCCCCGCCAACGGCTGGCAGCCGCCCGCAGACGTTGCCGCAAGCAGCCCGCCGCGCCATCTTTACGGGACCTATGTGCGCGACGAACTGAAGCGCGCGGTTGCACAGGCACGCTCCGGATCGAGCCTGCAGCATGTCCGCTCGTCGGCAGCACATCTGTCATCATCGCCACACCGGGTCCGTGTAGCGACCACGGGCGGCACTGTCTTGGAAGCGGACGAAGCCGTACTGGCACTCGGGGTATTCCAGCCCGATCTGCGCCCTGCCGAGGCGGCTGTGGCAGGACATCCGCGCTTTGCCGAAAATCCCTGGAACCTGGCAGCGCTCGACCGGTTGAGCGACAGTTCCGATATCCTCATCATCGGTGCCAGTCTCTCCATGGTCGATGCGATCGCGAGCATGGAGGCGAGGGGGTTTCGTGGGCGCTACCGGGTGATTTCGCGGCGGGGCCAGTTCGTCGAGGGTCGCAGGAATGCCGATCCGGCCCGTGACTTTCTCGCTGACGGACCGCTTCCTTCGACGGCGCGCGACCTGCTTGCGCGCGTCAAGGCGGAACGACGCCAGCTTGCCGCCGCCGGTGGGGACTGGCAGGGGCTGCCGCTTGCCATTCGCCCCCACATCCTGCCGCTCTGGCAGAATGCCAACGATCGGGAAAGACTGCGCTTTGCCCGTCATCTGAGGGCCTTCTGGGACGTGACGGCACATCGATCCGCGCCGGAAAGCCACCGCAGCGTCGAAGCGGCGCGGTCTCAGGGGCGGCTCGTCGATGGGACGGCCCGCCTCCTGGCGCTGAAGCCTGAGGGAGCCGGTATTGCAGCAACCCTGAAAACCGCGGCAGGCCTTGAGGAGACTATCTTCGGCGGCGTAATCGATTGCCGCGGGCATCAGCTGCATGATTGGCGGGAAATCGCTGATCCGTTTGTTCGCCAGCTTCTTTCAAGCGGCGAGGTGCGCCCGCATTCGACCGGCTTCGGCATCGACGCCACCCCCGAGGGCGACCTCATCGATGAGGAAGGGCGCGTTCACCGCAACTTAAGCGCCATCGGCCATCCGCTGCGCGGTGTGGCCTGGGAATCGAGCTCGATCACCGAACAGCGCACGCAGGCGATCGCGCTTGCCGACCGCATCCTTGCGAAATTCACGCCGGCCCGCGCCGCCTCTTGA